A single Crateriforma conspicua DNA region contains:
- a CDS encoding SDR family NAD(P)-dependent oxidoreductase, producing the protein MRRFETKNVIVTGAAMGLGKSLAEQFAAEGARLVVLDRQDPAAAVQDLRRLGATADGLSCDIAVEKDVTKAVADAAQLLDGKIDILINNAGFNGKAQLLQDMKLEDWDYTLRVNLTGTMLVTREVSHHMIARKSGRIINIASNVARRGLPFRADYVSSKWALIGLTQTLALELVEHGIRVNAVCPGPIEGERIGQLVRMHSEAEGVDLAAMHKAWEDVPMKRFIRPEEVANVVKFLCGEESSAMTGQALNITGGMIMT; encoded by the coding sequence ATGAGACGATTCGAAACGAAGAACGTCATTGTCACCGGCGCCGCGATGGGGCTGGGGAAGAGCCTGGCCGAGCAGTTTGCTGCGGAGGGTGCTCGATTGGTCGTATTGGATCGACAAGATCCCGCCGCAGCCGTCCAAGACTTGCGACGCCTTGGTGCGACCGCTGACGGCTTATCCTGCGACATTGCCGTGGAAAAGGACGTGACGAAAGCGGTCGCCGACGCAGCGCAACTTCTGGACGGGAAAATCGACATCCTGATCAACAACGCTGGATTCAACGGAAAGGCGCAGTTGCTTCAGGACATGAAACTCGAGGACTGGGACTACACGCTTCGGGTCAATCTGACCGGCACGATGCTCGTCACACGTGAAGTATCGCACCACATGATCGCTCGCAAATCGGGTCGGATCATCAACATCGCCAGCAATGTTGCCAGGCGTGGTTTGCCCTTCCGAGCGGATTATGTCTCAAGCAAGTGGGCGCTAATAGGGCTGACGCAGACGCTTGCACTGGAGTTGGTAGAACACGGAATTCGTGTGAACGCTGTCTGTCCGGGTCCGATTGAAGGCGAGCGAATTGGACAACTCGTTCGCATGCACTCCGAAGCAGAAGGTGTCGATCTTGCGGCGATGCACAAGGCCTGGGAAGACGTGCCGATGAAGCGGTTCATTCGCCCGGAGGAGGTAGCGAACGTCGTCAAATTTCTTTGCGGTGAAGAAAGCAGTGCTATGACCGGGCAAGCACTCAACATCACCGGCGGAATGAT
- a CDS encoding mandelate racemase/muconate lactonizing enzyme family protein gives MKIQSVKTYVLTVQLGNDRFYSSQCAFPERNSLLVRIETDDGAVGWGEGGQYGPAEPVAACIDHVLAPEIIGRSPRESGRIWEELYAATRDFGQKGSYIEAISAIDIALWDLKGQSFGVPVHELLGGAFRQSVPAYATGCYYRGEDVQDIERGLPQLAEEAHSYVQAGFDLLKIKIGLVSIEDDRRRLEAVRSAVGPTTGILVDCNHAYNATTAIRMGRVLEEFGCLLFEEPVPPEDRDGYRRVRETLDISIAGGEAEYARWGFRDLISSGCVDIAQPDLCVCGGFSEWQKINAIASAYGVPVLPHVWGSGIALAAALHAIAALPPMPHTANPIPLQNEPVVEFDQNHNPLRDDLLTQTIAIGADGKVPVPQGAGLGVTVDESTLRQFKKQDSQSVAEAKELS, from the coding sequence ATGAAGATTCAGTCGGTAAAGACCTATGTGCTGACCGTCCAGCTCGGCAACGATCGGTTTTATTCATCGCAATGCGCGTTTCCCGAACGTAATAGCTTGCTGGTTCGCATTGAAACAGACGACGGTGCGGTCGGCTGGGGTGAAGGTGGTCAGTACGGTCCCGCGGAGCCGGTTGCTGCATGTATCGATCATGTACTTGCACCCGAGATCATTGGTCGGTCACCGCGTGAGTCGGGCAGGATCTGGGAGGAACTCTATGCGGCGACTCGTGACTTCGGCCAGAAGGGCTCTTACATCGAGGCGATCTCCGCTATCGACATCGCTTTGTGGGACCTGAAAGGTCAATCGTTCGGTGTTCCGGTCCACGAACTACTGGGTGGTGCTTTTCGCCAAAGCGTGCCTGCATATGCAACGGGCTGCTATTACCGAGGCGAAGACGTCCAGGACATTGAGCGAGGACTGCCGCAACTTGCGGAAGAGGCCCATTCGTACGTTCAAGCAGGCTTTGATTTGCTGAAAATTAAGATCGGCCTGGTCAGTATTGAAGACGACCGCCGGCGTCTGGAGGCTGTTCGTAGCGCAGTGGGACCGACAACCGGGATCTTGGTCGACTGCAACCACGCCTACAACGCGACGACGGCGATACGCATGGGCCGCGTTCTTGAAGAATTCGGTTGCCTGTTATTCGAAGAGCCTGTGCCGCCAGAAGATCGTGATGGTTATCGACGTGTGCGTGAGACTCTGGACATCTCGATCGCCGGGGGTGAAGCGGAATACGCGCGTTGGGGATTTCGGGATTTGATCAGCAGCGGATGCGTGGATATTGCCCAACCCGATCTTTGCGTTTGCGGTGGCTTTTCCGAGTGGCAAAAGATCAACGCGATTGCCTCGGCGTACGGTGTCCCCGTGCTTCCACACGTGTGGGGATCGGGAATCGCATTGGCAGCAGCTCTTCACGCGATCGCCGCTTTGCCGCCGATGCCGCATACGGCCAATCCGATTCCGCTGCAAAACGAGCCGGTCGTCGAGTTCGATCAAAACCACAACCCGCTGCGTGACGATTTGCTGACGCAGACAATCGCGATTGGTGCGGACGGAAAGGTTCCCGTACCACAGGGAGCCGGGCTGGGTGTAACGGTCGACGAATCGACCTTACGACAATTCAAAAAACAAGACTCCCAAAGCGTCGCAGAGGCAAAAGAGTTGTCATGA
- a CDS encoding GntR family transcriptional regulator — METAASKSLAPTASDRVFAVLKSRILSAEYSPGQPLTELGVADDLKVSRTPIREALRRLEHEHLVQILPRKGAIVVGISAEDINEAYLIRQALEGISARRAAELLSDSALAHLQERMAVASAMLADGDRAGASDATDELHRVVLSVGGTPRLLRMVANLKELTERLHELALLVPNRLERSIEQHQEVLEALKLRDGEEAERRMREHIASTLTDVLAAFRNRQVGTAGSVSTASD; from the coding sequence TTGGAAACTGCCGCGTCAAAGAGCCTTGCCCCGACCGCCAGTGACCGGGTGTTCGCGGTCTTGAAATCCCGAATCCTGAGTGCCGAATACTCTCCGGGCCAGCCGCTGACCGAGCTGGGAGTGGCTGACGACTTGAAGGTCAGCCGGACCCCCATCCGCGAGGCACTTCGCCGTCTGGAGCATGAGCACCTGGTCCAGATTCTGCCGCGCAAAGGTGCCATCGTCGTTGGAATCTCCGCAGAAGACATCAACGAGGCTTATCTGATTCGGCAAGCACTGGAGGGTATCAGTGCGCGACGTGCCGCCGAGTTGCTCAGCGATTCCGCCCTCGCACATTTGCAGGAACGCATGGCCGTGGCATCAGCAATGCTTGCCGATGGCGATCGCGCCGGCGCCTCCGATGCAACGGATGAATTGCACCGAGTGGTCCTGAGTGTGGGAGGTACGCCTCGGCTGCTGCGAATGGTCGCCAACCTGAAGGAGTTGACCGAGCGGTTGCACGAACTCGCGTTATTGGTTCCCAATCGACTTGAACGATCGATCGAGCAGCACCAAGAGGTCTTGGAAGCGCTGAAGCTGCGCGACGGTGAAGAGGCGGAGCGACGAATGCGCGAGCACATCGCTAGCACGCTGACAGATGTTCTGGCTGCCTTTCGAAACCGTCAAGTTGGTACGGCAGGTTCCGTTTCCACCGCCAGTGACTGA
- a CDS encoding GNAT family N-acetyltransferase, with translation MSEYVCEALTKKHNRKDFDCGVEVLNDYLVRFASQDVKRKAAAVFVFTASEESNRVVGYYTLCATSVELSGLPEEAVKRLPRYPQVPGILIGRLARDVGHPGLGRLLLADALSRCARSAKEIAAAVVVVDAKDKSAADFYSRFGFISLPKMRSRLFLPMETVQKLYSS, from the coding sequence GTGAGCGAATACGTCTGCGAGGCCCTCACCAAAAAACACAATCGAAAAGACTTTGATTGCGGCGTCGAAGTCCTCAACGACTACTTGGTGCGATTTGCCAGCCAAGACGTCAAACGGAAGGCGGCCGCCGTGTTCGTCTTCACGGCGTCAGAGGAGTCCAATCGCGTCGTCGGTTACTACACACTTTGTGCAACATCGGTGGAACTGAGTGGCCTGCCTGAGGAAGCAGTTAAGCGTTTACCTCGCTATCCACAGGTGCCTGGAATTTTGATCGGGCGTTTAGCCCGCGATGTAGGCCATCCAGGACTTGGGCGATTGCTTCTCGCTGACGCGCTATCACGCTGTGCCCGATCGGCGAAAGAGATCGCCGCCGCGGTTGTCGTTGTTGATGCGAAAGACAAATCGGCCGCGGATTTCTATTCGAGATTCGGATTCATCTCGCTACCGAAGATGAGGTCCCGTCTATTCCTGCCGATGGAAACCGTCCAAAAACTCTATTCATCTTGA
- a CDS encoding type II toxin-antitoxin system TacA family antitoxin has protein sequence METKSARIETRLSTEQKALIERAAAYLGRSVSDFVLGNAEQAAKAVIEEHERIQLDRTQSRVLVDALLSPPSPNKELRAAAKEHRKKVTSR, from the coding sequence ATGGAAACCAAATCCGCCCGCATTGAGACACGACTCTCCACTGAGCAGAAAGCGCTCATCGAACGCGCGGCAGCCTATCTTGGCCGTAGCGTGTCCGATTTCGTGCTTGGTAACGCGGAACAAGCTGCCAAGGCGGTCATTGAAGAGCACGAGCGGATTCAGCTCGACCGAACCCAGAGCCGTGTGCTTGTCGATGCACTGTTGTCACCACCATCTCCGAATAAAGAGCTGCGAGCAGCCGCGAAGGAGCATCGCAAGAAGGTGACAAGCCGGTGA
- a CDS encoding integrase core domain-containing protein produces MTIVSYSTFRRWVRKIEDDTPPPAKKSPERRAGRPKLEEDVRETIIRIRKETGFGYTKILQEMRRMGVHVSRQTVKNVIVAAGLKPTPGDHPDTWHKFIKRHADTLWQCDFACKRKWTLKGLVDLYFMVFIHIGTRQIWISPCTENPTGEWTTQQGRNFQMHLQYNELTCEMLMRDRDAKYVDSFDEIVRSTGGKIKLTPIRLPNLQAHVERVIQTIKHEVLNAFCVVTNQHLDRILRAAEDWYNKRRGHSARDHLPPTQGEASFPLIPFSKNQVICDTTLGGHLISYRRTA; encoded by the coding sequence ATGACGATCGTGTCGTATTCGACGTTTCGGCGGTGGGTTCGCAAGATAGAGGACGACACACCGCCACCAGCAAAGAAGTCGCCGGAACGCCGCGCCGGGCGACCGAAGCTTGAGGAAGACGTTCGCGAAACCATCATTCGTATTCGGAAAGAGACGGGATTCGGGTACACGAAAATCCTGCAAGAAATGCGCCGTATGGGCGTTCACGTGTCCCGGCAAACAGTGAAGAACGTGATCGTTGCGGCAGGGCTAAAGCCGACGCCAGGCGACCACCCGGATACGTGGCACAAATTCATCAAGCGTCACGCTGATACGCTTTGGCAATGCGATTTTGCGTGCAAGAGAAAGTGGACACTGAAAGGGTTGGTCGACCTTTATTTCATGGTCTTCATTCACATTGGAACGCGGCAGATCTGGATCTCGCCTTGCACCGAGAATCCCACCGGTGAATGGACGACCCAACAGGGACGCAACTTCCAAATGCACCTGCAATACAATGAGTTGACGTGCGAGATGCTGATGCGCGATCGCGATGCAAAGTACGTTGATTCGTTTGATGAGATCGTCCGATCGACCGGCGGGAAGATCAAGTTGACACCGATTCGATTACCTAATTTGCAGGCTCACGTCGAGCGAGTCATTCAAACAATCAAACATGAGGTGCTGAACGCATTCTGCGTTGTGACAAACCAGCATCTCGACCGAATTCTTCGTGCTGCGGAAGACTGGTACAACAAGCGCCGTGGGCATTCAGCACGAGACCACTTGCCGCCCACTCAGGGCGAAGCCTCGTTTCCGCTCATACCGTTCTCGAAAAACCAAGTGATCTGCGACACGACGCTTGGTGGTCACTTGATTTCGTATCGCCGCACGGCATGA
- a CDS encoding XylR family transcriptional regulator — translation MTRRSVALLIETSNGYSRGLLEGVISYTKEHGNWSVYLTEQERGAPPPAWLGTWGGDGIIARIETDSVGCQLQRCGVPIVDLSAARHVKGVPWADTEDRAISKLAVEHFITRGFRNLAYCGDAGFQWSTKRCQHFRQFAEASGCKVFEHQSVARYDRAFDAVAEKRRIMVWVRQLPRPVAIMGCYDFKAQEVLDVCRQLKLAVPTEVAVLGVDDDHLICELSDPALSSVIPDTKRTGYEAASLLDRMMSGEVFTTEEPLITQPLGIQLRESTDTVAIEDEQIAKALQYIRRKASANIRVVDVLDNIDLSRRVFEHRFKKLVGRTPHQEIQRVRMNRVKELLRETDLTVPQIAERLGFEHSEYLGAAFKREIGVSPGEYKRKTLD, via the coding sequence ATGACTCGACGATCTGTCGCCCTGCTGATAGAAACCTCAAACGGCTACAGCCGAGGCTTACTCGAAGGGGTCATTTCCTACACGAAAGAGCATGGAAATTGGTCTGTCTACTTGACCGAACAGGAACGCGGTGCACCGCCACCCGCCTGGTTAGGAACCTGGGGCGGGGATGGGATCATCGCTAGGATTGAAACCGATTCAGTCGGTTGCCAATTGCAACGCTGTGGCGTTCCAATCGTTGACCTCAGTGCGGCTCGGCACGTCAAAGGAGTTCCCTGGGCTGACACGGAAGACAGAGCGATTTCAAAATTGGCAGTCGAGCATTTTATTACACGAGGTTTTCGGAATCTTGCTTATTGTGGAGATGCTGGTTTTCAATGGTCAACGAAACGTTGCCAGCACTTTCGGCAGTTTGCTGAAGCATCTGGATGCAAGGTTTTCGAACATCAATCCGTAGCACGGTATGACCGCGCCTTTGACGCTGTCGCTGAGAAGAGGCGAATCATGGTTTGGGTTCGCCAGCTTCCTCGCCCGGTTGCAATCATGGGATGCTATGACTTCAAGGCGCAAGAGGTTCTAGATGTCTGCCGGCAGTTGAAGCTCGCTGTTCCGACAGAAGTCGCGGTGCTGGGAGTCGATGACGACCATTTGATTTGCGAACTGTCTGATCCGGCGCTCTCGAGCGTCATTCCAGATACCAAACGCACTGGATACGAGGCAGCAAGTTTGCTTGACCGAATGATGTCCGGAGAGGTTTTCACAACTGAAGAACCGCTGATCACTCAACCGCTAGGGATTCAGCTTCGCGAGTCGACTGATACAGTTGCGATTGAAGACGAGCAGATCGCCAAGGCACTCCAGTACATTCGGCGGAAGGCATCAGCCAACATTCGCGTCGTCGATGTTTTAGACAATATTGACCTGTCGCGTCGAGTCTTTGAACATCGCTTTAAGAAGTTAGTCGGGCGGACGCCGCACCAAGAGATTCAAAGGGTCCGAATGAATCGGGTGAAAGAGTTGCTGCGAGAGACGGACTTGACCGTTCCCCAAATTGCTGAGCGACTTGGGTTTGAGCATTCCGAATACTTGGGCGCTGCGTTCAAGCGGGAAATTGGCGTTTCCCCAGGTGAGTACAAGCGGAAAACACTTGACTGA
- a CDS encoding Gfo/Idh/MocA family oxidoreductase gives MKPQTRFNRRDFLQTASAATAAGVFMGTSSASHAQDSPNERPVFATIGLRNQGWTITDKSTKFADFAAFADVDANVLGPINDKLEKKTGKKAEGYKDYREVLDRRDIDAVMIAAPDHWHTKISVEAMLAGKDVYCEKPLTLTINEGKLIEKIVKQTGRVFQVGTMQRTESEHRFLKAIALIREGRIGEIRKVTCGINGATGSPVIPAINPPEGLDWDMWLGPAPKVPYRAGTEMRRGYGGGVPLYTNCHYAWRNWYETSGGQMNDWGAHHVDIATWALGASETGPNTVTPVSYSLPVEYKDGYPTVSDQYNSPTKFEIHVNMPGDIPMIITSEGDNGILFEGTKGRFFVNRGRLAGKPVEDLETNPLPEDAVEKVYGGPVSENHTANFIEGMRSREQPISDVWTHNRMLETCHLANIAIRLGRELNWDPTKREIIGDDEANSFLSRESRKGYEINM, from the coding sequence ATGAAGCCGCAAACAAGATTCAACCGACGTGATTTTCTTCAAACGGCAAGCGCCGCCACTGCGGCTGGCGTCTTTATGGGCACCAGCTCCGCTTCCCACGCGCAAGACTCGCCGAATGAACGTCCCGTTTTTGCCACGATTGGACTGCGAAACCAAGGGTGGACGATCACGGACAAATCAACCAAGTTCGCGGACTTCGCGGCCTTTGCCGACGTCGATGCCAACGTGCTGGGTCCGATCAATGACAAGCTTGAGAAGAAAACCGGCAAGAAAGCTGAGGGATACAAAGACTACCGCGAAGTGCTTGACCGTAGAGACATCGATGCGGTGATGATCGCAGCTCCGGATCACTGGCACACCAAGATCTCCGTCGAAGCGATGCTCGCTGGCAAAGACGTGTACTGCGAAAAGCCGCTGACCTTGACGATCAACGAAGGCAAGTTAATCGAAAAGATCGTCAAACAAACCGGGCGAGTGTTCCAAGTCGGAACCATGCAGCGGACTGAAAGCGAACACCGATTCCTCAAAGCCATCGCACTGATCCGCGAAGGACGAATCGGGGAGATTCGCAAAGTCACCTGTGGAATCAACGGTGCTACCGGTTCGCCCGTAATCCCAGCCATCAATCCTCCTGAAGGTCTCGATTGGGACATGTGGCTCGGCCCAGCCCCCAAGGTTCCGTACAGAGCGGGGACCGAAATGCGTCGAGGCTATGGTGGCGGCGTACCGCTTTACACCAATTGTCACTATGCATGGCGTAACTGGTACGAAACCTCCGGTGGCCAGATGAATGACTGGGGTGCTCACCACGTTGACATTGCGACGTGGGCACTGGGCGCGAGCGAAACCGGTCCAAATACAGTGACGCCGGTCAGCTACTCATTGCCGGTCGAGTACAAGGATGGCTATCCGACGGTCAGCGATCAATACAACTCGCCAACAAAGTTCGAGATCCACGTTAACATGCCGGGTGACATTCCAATGATCATCACTAGCGAAGGTGACAACGGCATTTTGTTTGAAGGAACCAAGGGGCGATTCTTCGTTAATCGCGGAAGGCTGGCGGGCAAGCCGGTCGAAGATCTGGAAACCAACCCGTTGCCTGAGGACGCAGTGGAAAAAGTCTACGGCGGCCCTGTCAGCGAGAATCATACCGCCAACTTCATCGAAGGCATGCGCTCGCGTGAACAACCGATCTCCGATGTTTGGACACACAACCGGATGCTCGAAACTTGCCACTTGGCAAACATCGCGATCCGCTTGGGGCGTGAACTGAATTGGGATCCGACCAAGCGTGAGATCATCGGCGACGACGAAGCCAACTCGTTCCTTTCACGAGAAAGTCGCAAGGGTTACGAGATCAACATGTAG
- a CDS encoding MarR family winged helix-turn-helix transcriptional regulator codes for MKESTQQERELPLALRAAYMALHRNTEAAFAKHGVTADQFVLLLALSEGQALTQRELADRISSDPSTVRAMLVLLEKMELIQRASHPTDSRAKTVTLTASGKRKLRKLWKAGQSIRDEMYGCMTPDEADTLIRQLRNITSTLNQENSLV; via the coding sequence ATGAAGGAATCCACACAGCAAGAGCGAGAGTTGCCGTTAGCATTGCGTGCGGCCTACATGGCGCTTCACCGCAACACGGAAGCAGCGTTTGCTAAGCATGGCGTGACCGCTGACCAGTTTGTGCTTCTATTGGCACTCTCGGAGGGCCAAGCATTAACGCAGCGTGAACTGGCCGACCGAATCTCCTCTGACCCGAGTACGGTCCGAGCGATGCTGGTGTTACTGGAAAAGATGGAACTGATCCAAAGGGCAAGCCACCCAACCGATTCCCGCGCCAAAACCGTCACGCTGACCGCCAGCGGAAAACGAAAGCTGCGCAAGCTTTGGAAAGCCGGGCAATCCATCCGCGATGAAATGTACGGGTGCATGACGCCGGATGAGGCGGACACCCTGATCCGCCAGTTAAGAAACATCACTTCCACGCTCAATCAAGAAAACTCACTTGTATAG